From a single Buchnera aphidicola (Aphis craccivora) genomic region:
- the recD gene encoding exodeoxyribonuclease V subunit alpha, which translates to MKNLLKNLVKNQTIRMIDFIFSQFISKTNNIIMLVAACTSFESNNGHLFLSIEYFQKNNFFSVNNKKIIKKILFILNTNQINWFFELSKHHAVSNGDITTPLVLFQKKIYLYKIWKSEKNILKYLYQKKIYFEFDLMTTCEILKKLFPSKEYNAQKTAVALSLINQIFFILGGPGTGKTTVIIKIIIALIKNTKKNIKIQLSAPTGKATTRLIEILNNHKIFDLYISSEEKKLFILPPVTIHQLLGISKTSDKIFFNKKNPLNIDILIIDEVSMIDIFMMHNIFSALQKNTKIIFIGDHNQLSPIGAGSILKKIYNYSHDGYSLETISYLKKITQYSNLFNKENKNNTFLISDKICILKKNYRFKTNSGIDILSNSINQNKKEIFIKLFNNLIKNVFFYETNCENQYEKMINKIIFYNKEYWDKIERKENIKEIIKRFKAHQTLCVIKDGPFGIKHINKTLENIMYKKNIIKKYFYINNQIWYLGKPIIITKNNKYLNLSNGDIGITNFDQQQKLQVCFLKDNNSTKCIPVDLLENYETAWCITVHKAQGSEFNQTTLILPNTDLKILNKEILYTAVTRSRKILSIFSNKKIFIKTAKKNKIF; encoded by the coding sequence ATGAAAAATTTATTAAAAAATTTAGTAAAAAATCAAACTATACGTATGATTGATTTTATTTTTTCACAATTTATTTCTAAAACAAATAATATTATTATGTTAGTAGCAGCTTGTACAAGTTTTGAAAGCAATAATGGTCATCTTTTTTTATCGATTGAATATTTTCAAAAAAATAATTTTTTTTCTGTTAACAATAAAAAAATTATTAAAAAAATATTATTTATTTTAAATACAAACCAAATAAACTGGTTTTTTGAGTTATCTAAACATCATGCTGTTAGTAATGGAGATATTACAACTCCCTTGGTGTTGTTTCAAAAAAAAATTTATCTCTATAAAATATGGAAATCTGAAAAAAATATTTTAAAATATTTATATCAAAAAAAAATATATTTCGAATTTGATTTAATGACAACTTGCGAAATTTTAAAAAAATTATTTCCTAGTAAAGAATATAATGCTCAAAAAACAGCGGTAGCACTAAGTTTAATAAATCAAATATTTTTTATATTAGGAGGCCCTGGAACCGGAAAAACTACTGTAATAATAAAAATTATTATTGCATTAATAAAAAATACAAAAAAAAATATTAAAATACAATTATCAGCACCTACAGGAAAAGCTACAACACGTCTAATTGAAATACTAAATAATCATAAAATATTTGATTTGTATATATCCTCAGAAGAAAAAAAACTATTTATTTTACCACCTGTAACTATACATCAACTATTAGGCATTTCAAAAACATCTGATAAAATTTTTTTTAATAAGAAAAATCCTTTAAATATAGATATTTTAATTATTGACGAAGTATCTATGATAGATATTTTTATGATGCATAATATTTTTTCTGCTCTACAAAAAAATACTAAAATTATTTTTATTGGAGATCATAATCAATTATCACCAATAGGAGCAGGTTCTATTTTAAAAAAAATTTATAATTATTCACATGATGGTTATAGTTTAGAAACTATATCTTATTTAAAAAAAATTACACAATATTCAAATTTATTTAATAAAGAAAACAAAAATAATACTTTTTTAATAAGTGATAAAATATGCATTTTAAAAAAAAATTATAGATTTAAAACAAATTCGGGAATTGATATATTGTCAAATTCAATTAATCAAAATAAAAAAGAAATTTTTATTAAATTATTTAATAATTTAATAAAAAATGTTTTCTTTTATGAAACTAATTGTGAAAATCAATATGAAAAAATGATAAATAAAATTATTTTTTATAATAAAGAATATTGGGATAAAATAGAAAGAAAAGAAAATATAAAAGAAATTATAAAAAGGTTTAAAGCACATCAAACATTGTGCGTTATAAAAGATGGTCCATTTGGAATAAAACACATAAACAAAACTTTAGAAAATATAATGTATAAAAAAAATATTATTAAAAAATATTTTTATATTAACAATCAAATATGGTATTTAGGAAAACCCATTATTATCACAAAAAATAATAAATATTTAAATTTATCTAATGGTGATATAGGAATTACTAATTTTGATCAGCAACAAAAACTACAAGTATGTTTTTTAAAAGATAATAATAGTACGAAATGTATTCCGGTTGATTTACTAGAAAACTATGAAACTGCTTGGTGTATTACTGTTCATAAAGCGCAAGGTTCTGAATTTAATCAAACAACATTAATACTACCAAATACAGATTTAAAAATTTTAAATAAAGAAATTTTATATACAGCAGTTACAAGATCTCGAAAAATATTAAGTATTTTTTCAAATAAAAAAATATTTATTAAAACAGCAAAAAAAAATAAAATTTTTTAA
- the thiL gene encoding thiamine-phosphate kinase, with protein MKYNEFEIISHFFNKHKKKEKNLIKGIGDDSALIKIPKNNILAISTDTLVEGTHFFKNITPENLAYKTIAVNLSDLAAMGALPKWITLSITMPKSNNKWLKCFSENFFKILNQYKITLIGGDTNCGPLSITLSVYGLIQGKKTLLRKNAKEGDLIYVTGCLGESAAGFFLLQKKKKIDIKIQKYLIQKHLNPIPRISEGIILRKFANAAIDISDGLVSDLGHILEKSQCGADIELNKLPISKKLTNNFKKNNYFDWALYFGEDYELCFTVSKKNIKKLNFAIKKHLIQCKHIGYITSKEKGFNLIENNKKINFKKTGFNHFN; from the coding sequence ATGAAATATAATGAATTTGAAATTATTTCTCATTTTTTTAATAAGCACAAAAAAAAAGAAAAAAACCTTATTAAAGGTATTGGAGACGATAGCGCATTAATTAAAATACCAAAAAATAATATTCTTGCGATTAGTACTGATACTTTAGTAGAAGGAACGCATTTTTTTAAAAACATAACTCCTGAAAATTTAGCTTATAAAACAATTGCTGTAAACCTGAGCGATTTAGCTGCTATGGGAGCACTTCCTAAATGGATAACACTTTCTATTACTATGCCTAAATCAAACAATAAATGGTTAAAATGTTTTAGTGAAAATTTTTTTAAAATTTTAAATCAATATAAAATTACACTTATAGGCGGAGATACTAACTGTGGTCCTTTAAGTATTACACTAAGTGTTTATGGTTTAATTCAAGGAAAAAAGACATTATTAAGAAAAAATGCTAAAGAGGGAGATTTAATATATGTTACAGGATGTCTTGGAGAAAGTGCTGCTGGTTTCTTTTTGCTTCAAAAAAAAAAAAAAATAGATATAAAAATACAAAAATATTTAATTCAAAAACATCTTAATCCTATTCCTAGAATTTCTGAAGGTATAATATTAAGAAAATTTGCTAATGCAGCCATAGATATATCAGATGGATTAGTTTCTGATTTAGGGCATATATTAGAAAAAAGTCAATGTGGAGCTGATATAGAACTAAATAAATTACCTATTTCTAAAAAATTAACGAATAATTTTAAAAAAAATAATTATTTTGATTGGGCATTATATTTTGGAGAAGACTATGAATTATGTTTTACGGTTTCTAAAAAAAACATTAAAAAATTAAATTTTGCTATTAAAAAACATTTAATTCAATGTAAACACATTGGATATATTACTTCAAAAGAAAAAGGCTTTAATTTAATAGAAAATAATAAAAAAATTAATTTTAAAAAAACTGGTTTTAATCACTTTAATTAA
- the ribE gene encoding 6,7-dimethyl-8-ribityllumazine synthase, with translation MNIIQSGITNKTASIAIIISRFNQFINNHLLSGALDTLIRLGQIKKENILKIYVPGTYEIPIIANYIAKHKKYNAIIAIGTIIKGSTDHFKYIASDTYNNLSRISMKYFIPITLGILTTNNLEQSIERSGLKMGNKGSEAALAALEMINIIEKLKKSND, from the coding sequence ATGAATATTATTCAATCCGGAATTACAAATAAAACAGCATCAATTGCGATAATTATTTCTCGATTTAATCAATTTATTAATAATCACTTATTATCTGGAGCGCTAGATACATTAATTAGATTAGGGCAAATCAAAAAAGAAAATATTTTAAAAATATATGTTCCTGGAACTTATGAAATACCTATAATAGCAAATTATATTGCAAAACATAAAAAATATAATGCTATTATTGCAATAGGAACAATTATTAAAGGCAGTACAGATCATTTTAAGTATATTGCAAGTGATACATATAATAATCTTTCTCGAATCAGTATGAAATATTTTATTCCAATTACATTAGGAATATTAACTACAAATAATCTAGAACAATCTATTGAAAGATCAGGTTTAAAAATGGGTAATAAAGGATCTGAAGCTGCGTTAGCAGCATTAGAAATGATTAATATTATTGAAAAATTAAAAAAAAGTAATGATTAA
- the nusB gene encoding transcription antitermination factor NusB gives MNPYFRRKARACALQMLYSWEISQNNIKDNTIEFLKEKNKRNIDLEYFYDLIFGITHNCENIDNLMKPYLSRSLKKIGQVEKAILRISFYELYKRNDIPYKVSINEGIELAKLFGSEDSHKFINGVLDKAALKIIKEKK, from the coding sequence ATAAATCCATATTTTCGAAGAAAAGCGCGTGCTTGTGCTTTACAAATGCTTTACTCTTGGGAAATTTCTCAAAACAATATTAAAGATAATACAATAGAATTTTTAAAAGAAAAAAACAAAAGAAATATTGACTTAGAATATTTTTATGATTTAATTTTTGGAATCACTCATAACTGTGAAAATATAGATAATTTAATGAAACCATATTTGTCACGTTCACTCAAAAAAATAGGACAAGTAGAGAAAGCTATTCTTAGAATTTCATTCTATGAACTATATAAAAGAAATGATATACCTTATAAAGTTTCTATTAATGAAGGTATCGAATTAGCTAAATTATTTGGATCAGAAGATAGTCATAAGTTTATTAATGGAGTTTTAGATAAAGCTGCATTAAAAATAATCAAAGAAAAAAAATAA
- the recB gene encoding exodeoxyribonuclease V subunit beta, with protein sequence MKKKLNIFEIPFNGVNLIEASAGTGKTTAIVLMYLRLLLGIDNKKNIKPLLIQEILIVTFTNFAKDEIHKRIKKNIEKLHLYCITQNTNNSILKPFLEKIKNLEEAIYILERAKQNINYIAIYTIHGFCKDILQLNFYNINEKIIENEELLYLQATEDFWRSYFYQLPKNIINIISKDYKNPEALLSELKPIFNFNTINFNKKFTKNQNPITCHEDNIKIINTFKKKWLDFNLIILDIIRKSKPNKKIYNERNISRWRKNITTWAESTTENYQIPIELKYFSQATITKNIKSNYIPCHIFFKDIEEILKKKFSLKNIILFQAIKKISKLVKKEKNKKFLLGFNDLLNNLLKYIKKDKKLKQLIIKKYPVAFIDEFQDTDIQQYEIFNILYNINNEKTALFLIGDPKQSIYSFRGADIFSYLHAKSKIKQYYYLDTNWRSSKNICEATNDLFSRNKKPFFFKNIPFEKISPSFENQNMQFKIQGKIQNAISLFFKKKEKIYIEDYQEWIAKQCANEIYYWLICAKKGQATLINKDEKKILKESDIVILVKNKNEANIIKNSLEKVNIKSIYSSSSTSVFKTSDACELLVILKTILQPTNIKLLKQSIFTHIFYEILLKSEKQKNTDKSYFIIKKLYKYRNIWKNTGIFYTIKTIILDYQKYSNNLDKYKYSQKNINFLHIAELLEEQSENFHQESSLIRWFEKKILEKQNILENENIRHFKQSNEIQIITIHKSKGLEYPIVWIPFAATYKKSKLHLYHDKKKLKIFFDLDQSKATEKIAEEERLAEDLRLLYVAITRAVYHCSLGMGDIINKKNQKKSNNYKSALGYIIQRGCHMDYNSLLYEVNTLNVKSYITIKHDTVNIKISSIKEDVYFLSQPKYLINKIQNYLQTTSFTKLKKENISINQNNCNINYTFNHHNIHQEKIIFENFPIGEKTGILIHYILNKINFSEKLNIDFFYKSLKEHGFSEKWAPVLISWINKIIHINLKNLNFNLSMLKSNQYIKEMKFFLPIQKALYSIDFNHIVKSFDPISSLSPKISFNPVTGILKGSIDLVFFWKKKYYIIDYKSNYLGNCKNSYSLKNIKKEIIKNRYDLQYQIYTVALHQYLNKKVKKYEYKNNFGGIFYMFLRGIDKTDKNNGIFYIMPNYLLVKNLINLFLVNN encoded by the coding sequence ATGAAAAAAAAATTAAATATATTCGAAATACCATTTAATGGTGTGAATTTAATTGAAGCTTCTGCTGGAACAGGTAAAACTACAGCAATCGTATTAATGTATTTACGATTATTGCTTGGGATAGATAATAAAAAAAACATTAAACCATTATTAATACAAGAAATATTAATAGTCACTTTTACTAATTTTGCTAAAGATGAAATACATAAAAGAATCAAAAAAAACATTGAAAAACTACATTTATATTGCATTACTCAAAATACTAATAATTCTATTTTAAAGCCATTTTTAGAAAAAATAAAAAATTTAGAAGAAGCAATATATATTTTAGAACGAGCGAAACAAAATATAAATTATATAGCTATTTATACTATACATGGATTTTGCAAAGATATTTTGCAATTAAATTTTTACAATATTAATGAAAAAATAATTGAAAATGAAGAATTATTATATTTACAAGCTACAGAAGATTTCTGGAGATCTTATTTTTATCAACTGCCAAAAAATATTATTAATATAATCTCGAAAGATTATAAAAATCCAGAAGCTCTTTTATCTGAATTAAAACCAATATTTAATTTTAATACAATAAATTTTAATAAAAAATTTACTAAAAATCAAAATCCTATAACTTGCCATGAAGATAATATTAAAATAATAAACACTTTTAAAAAAAAATGGTTAGATTTTAATCTAATTATATTGGATATAATTCGAAAATCAAAGCCTAATAAAAAAATATATAATGAACGGAATATATCTAGATGGAGAAAAAATATTACAACATGGGCTGAGTCTACAACTGAAAATTATCAAATACCAATTGAATTAAAGTATTTTTCACAAGCAACAATAACAAAAAATATAAAAAGTAATTACATTCCATGTCATATCTTTTTCAAAGATATTGAAGAAATATTAAAAAAAAAATTTTCCTTAAAAAATATCATTTTATTTCAAGCTATAAAAAAAATATCTAAACTTGTAAAAAAAGAAAAAAATAAAAAATTTTTATTAGGGTTTAATGATTTATTAAATAATCTTCTAAAATATATTAAAAAAGATAAAAAATTAAAACAATTAATCATTAAAAAATATCCAGTAGCATTTATTGATGAATTCCAAGATACTGATATTCAACAATATGAAATTTTTAATATTTTATATAATATAAATAATGAAAAAACAGCATTATTTCTTATAGGAGATCCAAAACAATCAATATATAGTTTTAGAGGAGCAGATATTTTTTCTTATTTACATGCTAAATCTAAAATTAAACAATATTATTATCTTGATACAAACTGGAGGTCTTCAAAAAATATATGTGAAGCTACAAATGATTTATTTTCACGCAATAAAAAACCATTTTTTTTCAAGAATATTCCATTTGAAAAAATTTCTCCTTCATTTGAAAATCAAAATATGCAATTTAAAATACAAGGAAAAATTCAAAATGCTATAAGTTTATTTTTTAAAAAAAAAGAGAAAATATATATTGAAGATTATCAAGAATGGATCGCAAAACAATGCGCAAATGAAATTTATTATTGGTTAATTTGTGCCAAAAAAGGTCAAGCAACACTAATTAATAAAGATGAAAAAAAAATTTTAAAAGAAAGTGACATTGTTATATTAGTAAAAAATAAAAATGAAGCAAATATTATTAAAAATTCACTAGAAAAAGTAAACATTAAATCTATTTATTCATCTTCTAGTACAAGTGTATTTAAAACAAGCGATGCTTGTGAACTTCTTGTAATACTTAAAACTATTTTACAACCAACTAATATAAAATTATTAAAACAATCTATTTTTACACATATTTTTTATGAAATTTTATTAAAATCAGAAAAACAAAAAAATACAGATAAATCATATTTTATAATCAAAAAATTATATAAATATCGTAATATATGGAAAAATACAGGAATTTTTTATACCATTAAAACTATAATATTAGACTATCAAAAATATTCTAATAATTTAGATAAATATAAATACTCTCAAAAAAATATAAATTTTTTACATATAGCAGAATTATTAGAAGAACAATCCGAAAATTTTCATCAAGAGTCATCTTTAATAAGATGGTTTGAAAAAAAAATATTGGAAAAACAAAACATATTAGAAAATGAAAATATTCGACATTTTAAACAATCTAACGAAATACAAATTATTACAATACATAAATCTAAAGGATTAGAATATCCTATAGTTTGGATTCCTTTTGCAGCAACTTATAAAAAATCGAAATTACATTTATATCATGATAAAAAAAAGTTAAAAATATTTTTTGATTTAGATCAAAGCAAAGCAACTGAAAAAATAGCAGAAGAAGAAAGATTAGCAGAAGATTTACGTCTTTTATATGTTGCTATAACACGAGCTGTTTATCATTGTAGCTTAGGAATGGGAGACATTATCAATAAAAAAAATCAAAAAAAAAGTAATAACTATAAAAGTGCATTAGGATATATTATACAACGTGGATGTCATATGGACTATAACAGTTTGTTATACGAAGTAAACACATTAAATGTGAAATCATACATAACAATCAAACATGATACGGTAAATATTAAAATTTCTTCTATTAAAGAAGATGTATATTTTCTATCTCAACCTAAATATCTAATTAACAAAATACAAAATTATCTTCAAACAACAAGTTTTACAAAATTAAAAAAAGAAAATATCTCTATCAATCAAAATAATTGTAATATCAACTATACTTTCAATCATCACAACATACATCAAGAAAAAATAATATTTGAAAATTTTCCAATAGGAGAAAAAACTGGAATTCTTATACACTATATATTAAATAAAATTAATTTTTCGGAAAAATTAAATATTGATTTTTTTTATAAATCTTTAAAAGAACATGGATTTTCAGAAAAATGGGCTCCCGTATTAATATCTTGGATAAATAAAATTATTCATATAAATTTAAAAAATTTAAATTTTAATTTATCTATGTTAAAATCAAATCAATATATAAAAGAAATGAAATTTTTTTTGCCTATACAAAAAGCATTATATAGTATAGATTTTAATCACATTGTTAAATCTTTTGATCCAATTTCTTCTCTTTCACCCAAAATATCTTTTAATCCAGTTACTGGAATTTTAAAAGGATCTATTGATTTAGTTTTTTTTTGGAAGAAAAAATATTATATAATAGATTATAAATCTAATTATCTAGGTAATTGTAAAAATTCATATTCTTTAAAAAATATTAAAAAAGAAATAATTAAAAATCGATATGATTTACAATATCAAATATATACAGTTGCATTACATCAATATTTAAATAAAAAAGTAAAAAAATATGAGTATAAAAATAATTTTGGCGGAATATTTTATATGTTTTTAAGAGGAATAGATAAAACAGATAAAAACAATGGCATTTTCTATATAATGCCAAATTATTTATTAGTTAAAAATTTAATTAATTTATTTTTAGTTAACAATTAA
- the argA gene encoding amino-acid N-acetyltransferase, which translates to MKERTTELVQGFRHSVPYINAHRGKTFVIMLSGEAIKYGNFFGIINDIGLLHSLGIRLVVVYGACPQINSNLNENKIEIIYHKYVRVTNLLCLEQVKQAAGRLQLDITARLSMSLSNTPLQGANINVVSGNFIIAQPLGIDDGIDYIHTGRIRRIDKKAIDCQLTNGAIVLIGPVAVSVTGESFNLTSEEIATQVSIKLKAEKMIGFCSNQGVLDDQGKTISELLPDDINNKIVKLEKNGDYISSTIRFLRGSIKACKNGVNRSHLISYHKNGALLQELFSRDGIGTQMVMESAEKIRQANINDIGGILELIRPLEKKGILVRRSREQLEMEVDKFTIIERDNLTIACAALYPFFKENLGEMACVAVHPDYRNSSRGDWLLKKIKLNAKKINLKKIFVLTTHSIHWFQERGFVVVSVDKLPESKKKMYNYQRCSKILMMDLF; encoded by the coding sequence ATGAAAGAGCGCACTACTGAATTAGTTCAGGGTTTTCGCCATAGCGTTCCTTACATTAATGCTCACCGTGGAAAAACATTTGTAATTATGCTAAGCGGTGAAGCAATTAAATATGGAAATTTTTTTGGTATTATTAACGATATTGGTTTGTTACATAGTTTAGGTATTCGATTAGTAGTAGTATATGGAGCTTGTCCTCAAATTAATTCAAATTTAAATGAAAATAAAATTGAAATAATATATCATAAATATGTACGTGTTACTAATTTGCTATGCTTAGAACAAGTTAAACAAGCAGCAGGAAGATTACAACTTGATATTACTGCTCGTCTTTCAATGAGTTTAAGTAATACTCCTCTACAAGGAGCAAATATTAATGTTGTAAGCGGTAACTTTATTATTGCACAACCGTTAGGTATAGATGATGGGATAGATTATATACATACTGGTCGAATCAGAAGAATTGATAAAAAAGCTATTGATTGTCAATTAACAAATGGTGCTATAGTTTTAATTGGTCCTGTTGCAGTTTCTGTTACAGGAGAAAGTTTTAATTTAACTTCTGAAGAAATTGCTACGCAAGTTAGTATTAAGTTAAAAGCAGAAAAAATGATAGGTTTTTGTAGTAATCAAGGAGTTCTTGATGATCAGGGAAAAACTATTTCAGAATTACTACCTGATGATATAAATAATAAGATTGTAAAATTAGAAAAAAATGGAGATTATATTTCTTCAACAATTCGATTTTTAAGGGGATCTATAAAAGCTTGCAAAAATGGTGTAAATAGAAGTCATTTAATTAGCTATCATAAAAATGGAGCTTTATTACAGGAATTATTTTCTCGTGATGGTATTGGAACACAAATGGTTATGGAGTCTGCAGAAAAAATTAGGCAAGCTAATATTAATGACATTGGGGGAATTTTAGAATTAATTCGACCTTTAGAAAAAAAAGGAATTTTAGTTCGCAGATCAAGAGAGCAATTAGAAATGGAAGTAGATAAATTTACAATTATTGAGCGTGATAACTTAACTATTGCATGCGCTGCACTGTATCCTTTTTTTAAAGAAAATTTGGGAGAAATGGCATGTGTTGCGGTGCATCCTGATTATCGTAATTCTTCTAGAGGTGACTGGTTACTTAAAAAAATTAAATTAAATGCAAAAAAAATAAATTTAAAAAAAATATTTGTACTTACTACACATAGTATTCATTGGTTTCAAGAAAGAGGATTTGTTGTTGTAAGTGTTGACAAACTGCCTGAAAGTAAGAAAAAAATGTATAATTATCAACGTTGTTCTAAAATTTTAATGATGGATTTATTTTAA
- the mltA gene encoding murein transglycosylase A produces MINYNIFKIQNNENISKIIINIMLIFIISCNNYDFNQGQQYQKKLIKNFTETKRINIKTKLVNQKDFILQLEKIKKFSPSLYLKNFVLYNSIKKWLKTSDFNTLSQFEIKMFQMKGVDNYGNVKITGYYTPIVQARKIKKDNFIYPIYQMPSIFKKNQVLPQRKEIYNGILKKKYILAYSNSLIDNFIMEIQGSGFVDYGKGNSLTFFSYSKKNNWPYTSIGKILIKRGEIDKKNISMQSIKNWCSKHTDLEVQKLLEENKSFVFFKETKKKEVFGSSSVPLIAKSAIAVDKSIIKNGSVLLVQIPLLNEKGVFIHKYEMRLLLALDVGGMIKGQHFDIYQGIGEKAGIQAGFYNHYGNAWILKTNFKNN; encoded by the coding sequence ATGATTAATTACAATATTTTTAAAATTCAAAATAATGAAAATATAAGTAAAATAATAATAAATATAATGCTTATATTTATCATTTCATGTAATAATTATGATTTTAATCAAGGTCAACAATATCAAAAAAAATTAATTAAAAATTTTACTGAAACAAAAAGAATAAATATTAAAACTAAATTAGTTAATCAAAAAGATTTTATTCTACAATTAGAAAAAATTAAAAAATTTTCTCCAAGTTTATATTTAAAAAATTTTGTTCTTTACAATAGTATTAAAAAATGGTTAAAAACATCAGATTTTAATACATTGAGTCAATTCGAAATTAAAATGTTTCAAATGAAAGGAGTAGACAATTATGGCAATGTTAAAATTACTGGATACTATACACCAATAGTTCAAGCTAGAAAAATAAAAAAAGATAACTTTATTTACCCGATATATCAAATGCCATCTATTTTTAAAAAAAATCAAGTTTTACCACAAAGAAAAGAGATATATAATGGTATTTTAAAAAAAAAATATATTTTAGCTTATAGCAATTCTTTAATAGACAATTTCATTATGGAAATTCAAGGAAGTGGTTTTGTAGATTACGGCAAAGGAAATTCATTAACTTTTTTTAGTTATTCAAAAAAAAACAATTGGCCTTATACAAGCATAGGAAAAATTTTAATAAAACGAGGTGAAATAGATAAAAAAAATATTTCTATGCAAAGTATTAAAAATTGGTGCAGTAAACATACAGATTTAGAAGTTCAAAAATTACTTGAAGAAAACAAATCTTTTGTTTTTTTTAAAGAAACTAAAAAAAAAGAAGTATTTGGATCTAGTTCTGTACCATTAATCGCAAAATCAGCTATAGCTGTAGACAAATCTATAATTAAAAATGGTAGTGTTTTATTAGTACAAATACCTTTACTTAATGAAAAAGGCGTTTTTATTCATAAATATGAAATGCGATTATTATTGGCATTAGATGTAGGAGGAATGATTAAAGGACAGCATTTTGATATTTATCAGGGTATTGGAGAAAAAGCGGGTATACAAGCAGGCTTTTATAATCACTATGGGAATGCTTGGATATTAAAAACAAATTTTAAAAATAACTAA